The proteins below come from a single Mya arenaria isolate MELC-2E11 chromosome 8, ASM2691426v1 genomic window:
- the LOC128242799 gene encoding uncharacterized protein LOC128242799, with product MEQQAEQVLSLRLSRVLEDIGVNRYMIARRRRLWLMRETSMTIGATLRGKNYKFYQFGSQSEGTTTLGMQSDIDTLLCTDFPVILDWDEWQQGKHQLLVVKTDQFPPQHCWLQWLRPDIPLADTHVESPSDVIDNEGRVLYTNSQVEHQDFIRQYSSTGEIVQHGPSRSNDENDRVIAHHCCSLPNDCQFLFHRPRPGHWPRPDTLARARQTGVFLVPQGYSECPSRPTRCRSSALNVTPNNLYYPQSNWEWRFSTSMMERLLMFDMNTVQYKTYVFIKILRKTFLKPVVGDRLSTFHMKTAMLFTIETYPPEIWREENLVQCVIYCLTTLRRWLKLKHCPHYTIARVNLFTGKLFKHELPILSAMLSSLMESNMPYIPQIDMDLLGDKMLGISRSLVCESYERKKNNQLILTNLNNEYNDSMVARYQHVIIDFSMCTWDEINALIIKHLHTLQQISQNGTDLEQESATVMMPLMYSSFASPIASMCIHIGQSITQDILHLYHLSFDSDLLSSRLKFASMLYCNGQYDAAANCLVYCERLLGPEVWQSCICYGRISPIPSSKFLDKAEQSSNKDILQKFTAICVHFMPQEMCCVPEHLVYEMFRTVGDEDRQQRRPASFYEWMDLVMIDCIPFLYYLQYLTYRQLNMRYRKHAAQEKLHHYIYHYIYTESYCHGHIDTALNMLGNCYELENRLDVAWICYLTSLEICPRNNAANWHVARIMHQLVNS from the coding sequence ATGGAGCAACAAGCGGAACAAGTGTTGTCTCTACGTTTGTCCCGTGTTTTGGAGGACATCGGGGTAAATAGGTACATGATCGCCAGGCGGAGGAGGTTGTGGCTGATGAGGGAGACAAGCATGACAATCGGTGCAACATTAAGGGGTAAAAACTATAAATTCTATCAGTTTGGCAGCCAGAGTGAGGGAACTACAACACTTGGTATGCAATCAGACATTGATACATTGCTCTGCACTGATTTTCCCGTCATATTGGACTGGGATGAGTGGCAGCAGGGAAAGCATCAACTCCTTGTTGTCAAGACAGATCAGTTCCCACCCCAGCACTGTTGGCTTCAATGGCTGAGACCTGACATTCCATTAGCCGATACACATGTCGAATCCCCCAGTGATGTGATAGACAATGAGGGTAGAGTGCTGTATACAAACTCTCAGGTGGAACACCAAGACTTTATCAGACAATATAGCTCAACAGGTGAAATAGTGCAACATGGTCCATCTAGAagcaatgatgaaaatgatcgTGTTATTGCCCATCACTGTTGCAGTCTCCCAAATGATTGTCAGTTCCTGTTCCACAGACCCCGGCCTGGACACTGGCCCAGACCTGACACACTGGCCAGGGCCAGACAAACTGGAGTGTTTCTGGTGCCACAGGGATATTCAGAGTGTCCTTCAAGACCGACCAGATGTCGCTCTTCTGCACTCAATGTCACCCCAAATAACCTATACTATCCACAGTCAAACTGGGAATGGAGGTTTTCTACATCAATGATGGAAAGATTACTGATGTTTGACATGAACACTGTGCAGTACAAGAcatatgtattcattaaaatattaagaaaaactTTCTTAAAGCCTGTTGTTGGAGACCGTCTCAGTACGTTTCACATGAAGACTGCAATGCTGTTCACAATAGAGACATATCCACCAGAGATATGGAGGGAGGAAAACCTAGTACAGTGTGTGATTTACTGTCTGACCACACTTCGCAGGTGGCTGAAGTTGAAACACTGCCCACACTACACTATAGCTAGAGTGAATCTTTTTACAGGGAAACTATTCAAACATGAACTCCCAATATTGTCTGCAATGCTTTCCTCCTTAATGGAATCCAATATGCCCTACATTCCACAGATAGACATGGATTTACTTGGAGACAAGATGCTGGGTATAAGCAGAAGCCTTGTTTGTGAAAGTTacgaaaggaagaaaaacaatCAACTGATCCTAACAAATCTGAATAATGAATACAATGATTCAATGGTAGCAAGGTATCAGCATGTCATAATTGACTTTTCTATGTGCACTTGGGATGAGATCAATGCACTCATTATAAAACATCTTCACACTTTACAACAAATATCCCAAAATGGGACAGACTTGGAACAAGAATCAGCTACAGTGATGATGCCTCTGATGTATAGTTCATTTGCTTCCCCCATAGCCTCAATGTGTATTCACATAGGCCAATCAATAACACAGGACATTCTCCACCTATACCACCTGTCCTTTGACTCTGACCTTCTGTCCAGTAGACTAAAGTTTGCCTCCATGTTGTACTGCAATGGGCAGTATGATGCAGCAGCAAACTGTCTGGTCTACTGTGAGAGACTGCTGGGGCCAGAAGTGTGGCAATCATGCATATGTTATGGCAGAATTTCCCCCATACCCAGCAGTAAGTTCCTAGACAAGGCTGAACAGTCCTCTAATAAAGACATACTACAGAAGTTTACTGCCATATGTGTACATTTCATGCCTCAAGAAATGTGCTGTGTACCAGAACACCTGGTGTATGAAATGTTCAGAACTGTAGGAGATGAAGACAGGCAACAGAGACGCCCAGCAAGTTTTTATGAGTGGATGGACCTAGTCATGATTGACTGTATCCCTTTCCTCTACTATCTGCAGTACCTCACATACAGGCAATTGAACATGCGTTATAGGAAACATGCAGCCCAAGAAAAGCTTCACCACTATATATACCACTATATATATACGGAGAGTTACTGCCATGGTCACATAGACACAGCATTAAACATGCTGGGCAACTGCTATGAACTTGAAAACAGATTGGATGTTGCATGGATATGCTATCTAACATCATTGGAAATCTGCCCCAGAAACAATGCAGCCAATTGGCATGTGGCCAGAATAATGCATCAGCTAGTCAACAGCTAA